In the genome of Sphingomonas alpina, the window GCCGAGCCGGGCGCGGCCGCCACGTTCGCGATCGAACGACAGCAGCGGGTTTTCGTCGAGCAGGTTGTTGACATAGACCGACACGCCCAGGTCATTGGGCAGGTTGACGCCTGCGCTCAGGCCAACGAGCTCATATTCGGGCAATTCCAGATCGACCACCGTGGTGGCGTTCGCCGGGGCACCGCCAAAGGGCAGCCCATGCACGAAGCTGCGCGGGTTGTTTTCCTGGTCGCCGGGCTGAGTGAAGCGGCTGCCGACATGCTGGAACGACGCACCGACATAGCCCTCGGTTTCGGCACCCAGCGCGAAGTTATAGGTCGCGCTGGCGGAAATCTGGAACTTCGGCACCGAGGGCAAGCGATTGCCGTCCCGGATCCCCTCGATCACAGAACCATCGGGCCGGGTGAGCGTCGAATCGAACTCGGACTGAAGCAGGCTGCCCGAGATCGACAGATCAAGGCCATGGACCGGGGTCAGCGAGAATTCGGCCTCGATACCCATGGTATGCGCCTTGGGCACGTTGAACACGACCCGCGACGAGCAGCTTCCGGCATCCGCCGTCACCTGGAGATTGGTGATCTTGGTATAGAAAGCGGCCGCGTTGAAGGTGATGCCGCCGAAGTGCGTCTTGACCCCGCCTTCATAGTTCCACAGCGATTCATCGTCATAGCGCGGCCGGTTGCCGAAGGTCCGGGCATCGGGGCCGGTGGCACCGCCACTGCACAGCGGCAGATTGAGCGGATCGTTCACGCCTCCGAGCCGGAAGCCCTTGGAGACTTGCGCGTTGAACGTGACGTTCTGGGATGCTTTCAGACTCAACAGGGCGCGCGGCGAGAAGCCTTCGGACGATGTCTTGTCGCGATTATTGTCGAGATTGGTGAAGAAGCCGCCCGAGTGGAACACGCGCTCTTCATTGAAGGTATAATAGCGGCCGCCCAGCGTCGCCTTGAGCGCCTCGGTCAGCTCGTAGCTCGCTTCGCCGAAGATCGAGAGCTGTTTCAGCTTGTAGGGAATATCGGCGTTGTACGGCGAATCCGCCCCAAATCCGTTGCGCTGCGACAGCGAGAAACCGGCGCCGAACCGCGCATCGGCAAACGCATCGGTCCCCGGCGTGGGCAGGCGCTGCGAATATTTACGATCCACCGACGAATAGAAACCACCGACAAGCCACTGGAACGGGCCGGTATCGGCCGACGCGAAGCGCAGCTCCTGGGTGAATTGCTTCACCTTGGTGGTATCGACCAGATTGGCCGGCAGCGCCTGGCCTGCGGGCGCAAAACCGACATCGATGAACACGCTGTTGGTGAGTGCGCTGGCATCGCGGCTGACCAGGATGTTGCGATCGGTATAGCTGGTGACCGAGGTGACCGTCACCGGCCCATGCGTGGCCTCGATCGTCAGGTCGCCGAGCAGGACCCGATCCTCGAACTCTTCATCGAGCATCAGATATTGCTGGCGCTCATCCAGAGTCACCGGCGGCCGGCCGGCAGCCGTGGTGGTATAGGGATTGGCGAACAGGTTATAGACTTCCTGCCGGTTGAACCCGTTGACGTGGATCTTCTGATACACCACGCGCGGCGTGATCTTGAGGTCGTCGACCGGTTCCAGCAGCAATGAGACACGCCCGCCGGCCCGCCAGCCATCATTGATATTCTCGTCGACCTTGCCGCCCGGCCGCCGCGCATCGATGAAGCCGGCATAGCGGGTATAATAGCCCACCGCGCGCAGCGCCGCCTTGTCCGACAAGGGCAGGTTGATCATGCCCTTGATCGAGCCGCCGACGTCACCCTCGTCGACGATGTT includes:
- a CDS encoding TonB-dependent receptor gives rise to the protein MIGRSGNRLKARLAIGTAAIVILTSPIYAQEAPQDSSDIIVTATKRSTTIQNVPFSINAQTAEDIERAHANSLEDVSRNVAGLAVQNLGPGQSQVAIRGVSAGQVARDQPGVKEQVGVYLDESVISLSLFTPDLDLFDLNRIETLRGPQGTLFGSGSVGGTLRYITNQPRTDKVEGQVEGNINIVDEGDVGGSIKGMINLPLSDKAALRAVGYYTRYAGFIDARRPGGKVDENINDGWRAGGRVSLLLEPVDDLKITPRVVYQKIHVNGFNRQEVYNLFANPYTTTAAGRPPVTLDERQQYLMLDEEFEDRVLLGDLTIEATHGPVTVTSVTSYTDRNILVSRDASALTNSVFIDVGFAPAGQALPANLVDTTKVKQFTQELRFASADTGPFQWLVGGFYSSVDRKYSQRLPTPGTDAFADARFGAGFSLSQRNGFGADSPYNADIPYKLKQLSIFGEASYELTEALKATLGGRYYTFNEERVFHSGGFFTNLDNNRDKTSSEGFSPRALLSLKASQNVTFNAQVSKGFRLGGVNDPLNLPLCSGGATGPDARTFGNRPRYDDESLWNYEGGVKTHFGGITFNAAAFYTKITNLQVTADAGSCSSRVVFNVPKAHTMGIEAEFSLTPVHGLDLSISGSLLQSEFDSTLTRPDGSVIEGIRDGNRLPSVPKFQISASATYNFALGAETEGYVGASFQHVGSRFTQPGDQENNPRSFVHGLPFGGAPANATTVVDLELPEYELVGLSAGVNLPNDLGVSVYVNNLLDENPLLSFDRERGGRARLGFAVGQPRTIGMTVRKGF